One Helicobacter cetorum MIT 00-7128 DNA window includes the following coding sequences:
- the fliQ gene encoding flagellar biosynthesis protein FliQ — protein MEAQLMKLAIETYKITLMISLPVLLVGLVVGLLVSIFQATTQINEMTLSFVPKILAVIGVIILTMPWMTNMLLDYTKTLIKLIPKFIG, from the coding sequence ATGGAAGCACAACTGATGAAACTCGCCATTGAGACTTATAAAATCACTTTGATGATTTCTTTACCGGTATTGTTAGTGGGCTTAGTGGTGGGGCTATTAGTGAGTATTTTTCAAGCGACCACTCAAATCAATGAAATGACCTTATCCTTTGTGCCTAAGATTTTAGCTGTGATTGGCGTCATTATTTTAACCATGCCTTGGATGACCAACATGCTTTTAGATTACACAAAAACCTTAATCAAACTCATTCCTAAGTTCATAGGCTAG
- a CDS encoding UDP-N-acetylmuramate dehydrogenase — translation MLEKIIDFSSYSSVKIGTPLKVSVLENDNEISKEHQIIGLANNLLIAPRVKNLALLGKNYDYICDKGEMIEVGGATNAAKIFGYFRANNLGGLEFLGQLPGTLGALIKMNAGMKEFEIKNILESAYINNEWLENKNLGLSYRGSAFNGIVLRARFKKVPNFREEVFKACKSMRKSHPKLPNFGSCFKNPPNDYAGRLLESVGLKGYCLKRVGFAKEHANFLVNLGGAEFEEALELIELAKARVWQEWGICLEEEVKILR, via the coding sequence ATGTTAGAAAAAATTATTGATTTTTCTTCTTATAGTAGCGTGAAAATCGGCACACCCTTAAAAGTGAGTGTTTTAGAAAATGATAATGAAATCTCTAAAGAACATCAAATTATAGGTCTAGCGAACAATCTTTTAATCGCTCCTAGAGTTAAAAATCTCGCCTTGTTAGGCAAAAATTATGATTATATTTGCGATAAGGGCGAGATGATTGAAGTAGGGGGGGCGACAAATGCGGCTAAAATTTTTGGTTATTTTAGGGCGAACAATTTGGGGGGTTTGGAGTTTTTAGGGCAATTACCCGGCACTTTAGGGGCGTTAATCAAAATGAATGCCGGTATGAAAGAATTTGAAATTAAAAATATTTTAGAAAGTGCTTATATTAATAATGAATGGCTAGAGAATAAGAATTTAGGCTTAAGTTATCGTGGCAGTGCGTTTAATGGCATTGTTTTAAGAGCGAGATTTAAAAAAGTGCCTAACTTTAGAGAAGAAGTTTTTAAAGCGTGTAAAAGCATGCGAAAAAGCCATCCTAAATTGCCTAATTTTGGGAGTTGTTTTAAAAATCCGCCTAATGATTATGCAGGAAGACTCCTAGAAAGCGTGGGTTTAAAGGGCTATTGTCTTAAAAGAGTGGGCTTTGCCAAAGAGCATGCGAATTTTTTAGTGAATTTGGGTGGTGCAGAATTTGAAGAAGCACTAGAATTGATAGAATTAGCCAAGGCTAGAGTATGGCAAGAATGGGGCATTTGTTTAGAAGAAGAAGTGAAAATTTTAAGGTAG
- a CDS encoding phosphoethanolamine transferase, with protein MFKNAVSSEAFTLENFTRLLTYSDYENRNTPWYQFNNLGNIFKQANYKTFDLDNQESLRALEPKLTPYYLLSLPFDMAFNYNNNWHVLDEWLIHGAKNKILPNLETNNFILLHLMGSHGIYNERFPKNFAKFKPSDLSFTKLHVSNDKDKQIVADYVNSLYYNDYILNEIFNLFKDKDAIVFYLSDHAQDIFESGSTFGHKCSKKGVEIPFMIYVSDIFKERHPKKVELIKQALNKPFMSDDLIHSLLPLVGIHTKDEIESKNLFSPKFDTTRKRIFCNSINYDEIK; from the coding sequence ATTTTTAAGAATGCTGTTTCTAGCGAGGCTTTTACTTTAGAGAACTTCACACGCCTTTTAACTTATAGTGATTATGAAAATAGAAATACCCCATGGTATCAGTTCAATAATCTTGGTAATATTTTCAAACAAGCCAATTATAAAACCTTTGATTTAGACAATCAAGAATCTTTACGAGCATTAGAACCCAAGCTTACACCCTATTATTTGTTATCATTACCATTTGATATGGCTTTTAATTATAACAACAATTGGCATGTTTTAGATGAGTGGTTAATTCATGGTGCAAAAAATAAAATATTGCCTAACCTTGAAACTAATAATTTTATTCTGTTGCATTTAATGGGTAGTCATGGAATTTATAACGAGCGTTTCCCCAAAAACTTCGCCAAATTCAAACCAAGCGACTTGTCTTTTACTAAATTACATGTAAGTAATGACAAAGACAAGCAAATTGTCGCTGATTATGTTAATTCGCTTTATTATAACGATTATATTCTCAATGAAATTTTTAATCTCTTTAAAGATAAAGACGCCATAGTGTTTTATCTAAGCGACCACGCCCAAGATATTTTTGAAAGTGGCTCTACCTTTGGGCATAAATGCTCTAAAAAAGGCGTAGAAATCCCTTTTATGATTTATGTGAGTGATATTTTTAAAGAAAGACACCCTAAAAAAGTAGAGTTGATTAAACAAGCTTTGAATAAGCCCTTTATGAGCGATGATTTAATCCATTCGCTCTTACCTTTAGTAGGCATACATACCAAAGATGAAATAGAGAGTAAAAATCTTTTTAGCCCTAAGTTTGATACTACAAGAAAAAGGATTTTTTGTAATAGTATCAATTATGATGAGATTAAGTAA
- a CDS encoding sulfatase, with the protein MTTPLIKFFKTLFVPKSNINLDNRFFLMLLITIISCIFSLKTQHEYINYLFIAKETFKTAFFGFSIYFLSYFILSYVKNNRISHFLKNTFLILVCLFGIVDIFNAYYFNMPISTIMIQTILATNPSESKAFFESVILARPLIPILYIVFLCSFLYFMRFNMHISLKKTCFINGFLMLIILSHGFKSLMTQHTLYYTTNTLANSTPLTKSLYAFYLAKTEQVGLKFLENLNKFSKKDYLSVEENPIANVVLIIGESASKNFMRLYGYNAPNNPLLSKIANERERERERSKTPFALYF; encoded by the coding sequence ATGACAACTCCACTCATAAAATTCTTTAAAACCCTTTTTGTGCCTAAAAGTAATATAAACTTAGACAATCGTTTCTTTTTAATGCTCTTAATCACCATTATTTCTTGTATTTTTTCTTTAAAGACACAACATGAATATATTAATTATTTATTTATTGCCAAAGAAACTTTTAAGACTGCTTTTTTTGGTTTTTCTATCTATTTTTTATCCTATTTTATTTTAAGTTATGTTAAAAATAATCGCATTAGTCATTTTTTAAAAAATACTTTCTTAATTCTTGTATGCCTATTTGGAATAGTGGATATTTTTAATGCCTATTATTTCAATATGCCTATATCTACTATTATGATACAAACCATTCTAGCCACAAATCCTAGTGAGAGTAAAGCCTTTTTTGAAAGCGTGATTCTTGCTAGACCTTTAATCCCTATTCTTTATATTGTATTTTTGTGTTCTTTTTTATATTTTATGCGTTTTAACATGCACATCTCATTAAAGAAAACTTGCTTTATCAATGGCTTTCTTATGCTCATTATTCTTTCGCATGGTTTTAAAAGCTTGATGACTCAACATACTTTGTATTACACCACAAACACTCTAGCCAACTCCACACCCTTAACAAAAAGTCTTTATGCTTTTTATTTAGCCAAAACAGAACAAGTAGGATTAAAGTTCTTAGAAAATTTAAATAAATTCTCAAAAAAAGATTATTTAAGTGTAGAAGAAAATCCTATTGCTAATGTTGTCTTAATCATCGGCGAAAGTGCGAGCAAGAATTTTATGCGACTCTATGGCTATAACGCCCCTAATAACCCCTTATTAAGCAAAATCGCCAACGAGAGAGAGAGAGAGAGAGAGAGAAGTAAAACGCCCTTCGCTTTATATTTTTAA
- the miaA gene encoding tRNA (adenosine(37)-N6)-dimethylallyltransferase MiaA translates to MLGASGSGKTALSIELAQKLDAEIFSLDSLSIYKDINIASAKPSLEERKNIKHYALDYLNIDEKNNAQIFKTLLEDAIRVCPKKILLIVGGSSFYLKSILEGLSEMPKPSKEQILKIEQEINALTNPYEFLKSIDPNTAFKIHYNDTYRIHKALEIFYLTHTPPSEYFKKNPKKPFEHAISLFALSIKKDTLQNNIKNRTKNMLNLGLIEEIKALYTKYPKDSQPFKAIGVKESILYLEKRLTLNELEEAIFSNTMKLAKRQNTFNKTQFQNLCMGGIEEIKRAILKDCGI, encoded by the coding sequence ATACTAGGAGCTAGTGGGAGCGGAAAAACCGCTCTTTCTATTGAACTAGCCCAAAAATTAGATGCTGAAATCTTTTCTTTGGATTCTTTGAGTATTTATAAAGATATTAATATCGCTTCGGCTAAACCAAGCTTAGAAGAGCGAAAGAATATCAAGCATTACGCCCTAGATTATCTCAATATTGATGAAAAGAATAACGCCCAAATTTTTAAAACCCTTTTAGAAGATGCTATTAGAGTATGCCCTAAAAAGATTTTACTCATTGTTGGGGGGAGTAGCTTTTATCTCAAATCTATTTTAGAAGGCTTAAGTGAGATGCCAAAGCCTAGCAAAGAGCAAATCTTAAAAATAGAGCAAGAAATCAACGCCCTAACTAACCCTTATGAGTTTTTAAAATCCATTGACCCTAACACAGCTTTTAAAATCCACTATAACGACACTTATCGCATTCATAAGGCTTTAGAAATCTTTTATCTCACGCACACTCCGCCAAGTGAGTATTTTAAAAAAAATCCCAAAAAACCCTTTGAGCATGCCATATCTTTATTTGCTCTTAGTATTAAAAAAGACACACTTCAAAATAACATCAAAAACCGCACTAAAAATATGCTTAATCTTGGTCTTATTGAAGAAATCAAAGCCCTTTATACAAAATACCCCAAAGATTCACAGCCTTTTAAAGCCATAGGCGTTAAAGAGAGTATTCTTTATTTAGAAAAACGCCTAACCCTTAATGAGCTAGAAGAAGCGATTTTTTCTAACACGATGAAATTAGCCAAGCGACAAAATACTTTCAATAAAACACAATTTCAAAATCTCTGTATGGGGGGCATTGAAGAAATTAAACGAGCGATTTTAAAAGATTGTGGCATTTAA